The nucleotide sequence GTCCCACTGGGACCAGTGTTCCCTGCTGGGGGCAGGGACCCGCCTGAGCTGCCCCTCCCTGCCCGGGCACCCGCTTCGTCACCCAGCTATGGCCCAGTTAGCAGCGGGAGGACCCACACCAAGGTCAGGGCAGGCGTTTCCTCCCGGTGTGCGTGATAGATGGGTTAAAGTCCCACGTTTTTTATGAGCCATGAAACCATTTTTATGATCCTTGCTGTTTCAATAGTCCCAGTGACTTGGAGCTTCCTTCCCATAAACACGCAAGGAGAAATTCCAGGCAGAGGTAGGCACGGTGTCGTCAGTGCCTGTCCCAGCTGTGGGCCCACGTACCCGGTGCCACCCATGGCGGATGTGTGCCGAAACCCACGGCCAGGGCGAGGACAGAGCAGGCAGAAGCTGCccaggggtggggatgggggctgAGGGCAGGCGGGGAATCGCCCAACCCCGCGGTCTTGCAGCACGGGGCACCGCTGCCCATCTCCCGCAGCGCAGGCGATGCTGGCGGTGCGGGGAGGTTTGGCCTCTGTCACACGAGGCTGTGGGTCTGGCGAGGCGAGGGACTGGGGACGGGATGTGGATGTTGGCTTTTGGGCAGTTCCCTTTGAGAGCTGACAGCTTCTGTCCAAGAACTGCCATTTCTGGGTAAATGGAGCAAATCGCTTTTAAGACGTCTTTATCTTGCATTATTGGTGTCTCCCCCATGGGCTCGGGTATCGCCCGGGCACCGCGGAGGTGCCGCTGCAGGCGAGGATGAGAGTGCTGGGTTGGAGAGGGAGCTGTGCCACTCCGACTTCTGCTCCTTGAGCTTCTCCTGATGGCttttctcccctcctgcctgcagggccAGCAAGATCCTGCTCTCTGCTCAAGACCTCTTCAGGTGAGCCCGGAGCCCGAGGGTGACCGCGAGGCCgagcagtgcccccagccccaggaaggAGGACAATTGGATGCTGACTCTTCCCAGGAGATGGACAGGGTCACCAGGCACCTGGTCTTCCAGCTCCCGCAGACCGCGCACAGACACGACCACGCGCCCGCGGATGGCGACGATGACGTCTTTGGCTCCTTTCAATACGGCAGCCAGAAGGTAGAAAATGGCTACGAGTGGAGAACGAGGCTGAAGTCGCCCTCGTATTTCCTGGATGGTGGAAAGGATGTCTGGACCCCTTCCCCAGACAGGGAGTCCAGGCTGGAGGTGGTTCGGTCGGGAAGCCTGTACGACCTGAGGGCTTACAGGGGTGAGAGGAAGCCATCGAGGCTTTACGAGGACGACGAGCAGGAACAGTACAGGATCCTTCCACCAAACATCTCACCCGAGAAAGCAAAGGAGCTGGAGGACGagaggagggaggtgatccGGGGGCAGGTGGTGAGGAAGAGCTCCACCATGGCCGAGAGGTGGAGCTCCATGGATGAGCTGAGCTCCATAAACGTGGGCGCGGGCGGCCAGGGGGAAGGCAAGCACAAGGgcaccagcacctccagcttCGCCATTTACTATGACAAGCCATCCTCGGGGAGGGCAGCAACGCCTGTCGACCCTGAAAGCATAGACAGGGAGCAGATCAACTTCGCCGCCGCCCGGCAGCAGTTCCTGATGCTGGAGAAGACCAACCCGGGCTCCCTGTTCAGCCCGGGGCAGCAGGGCACGTCTCCGAAGCCAGAGGCGATGACGAGAATCTCTAGGCAAGAGTGGCAAAGTCCTGAGACCGCCACAAAGGCCGAGAGAGGTTACGGCGACGCCGGCGtgcccagccagggcaggacaGACACGACCACTTACCAGGTGTACAACGTCTCCTACAGGACGCCCGTGAAGACGGAGGTTTACGCTCAGGGAAGGGATGAAGCTGGAAGGTTATATCCCCTGGGAAAAACATCCAGCCTGACTAAAGCATCGTCCAGAGACGACCTGGACTCTGGCTTGGGTGAAATGTATGCCGAGGGCAGTGCAGGCTACGTCAGCAATGGAAGCGTGTCCGGCGAGGCCTTCAATGGCCTCGTGGATgtgaggaacagcagcagcagcccagacaAGGAGCTGAAGGCCAGCAACGAGACGCCCATCGAGCGGGAAATCCGCAGGGCACTGGAGAGGGAGGAGAACCTCTGGAAAGAGAGGGGCATCCAGCGGCTGACCTCCAGCAGCGAGCTGGTGGAAATCCAGACCAAGCCTCTGCTCTCCATGCACGCGTCTCCTGTTCCgggcaggaaagggaaggaCAAAAGCCGCGCTTCCTTCTATGTCCAGCGGGAAATAGAGCAGGAAACCAAGCGTGAAGAGGATCTGAAGAGGCAAGggcggctgctggggctgtATGACCGGGGGACGCAGCAGGAGCTGGACGAGCGCAAGAAGGTGTTTGAGCAGGAGGAAACCCCCCCGCCCAAGCCGGCCCCCGCGAGAAGGGCAGAGGAGCGGAGGAGCTGGATCCACGAGGAGCAGTCCTCGAGCCACAGCGCTGGCCCCGCGGAGGACGCGCGGGCTGGGAGAGCCGTTTCCACCCACACGGTGATCCTGACGCGCTCCCAGGCGGCCCAGCCCCGCCTCGTGCTGCCCGCTGccgagaggggccggggggagcccctGGCGCACGAGCACGCTTCCGCCAGCGCCAGCAGATGGGCACGTGAGGAATCCCAGGGAGGAAGGCTTCCCGGCTCCACCCAGAGCCCGGCAGGAACGGGCGTCCTGCGCAAGGAGTACTTCTCCTTCCCCGTCTGGAAGCCCAGGTTCTCCTTCGTGGACGACATGGGGACGCAAAGCCCGCTGAGGCGGGAGAAGGGGCCGGACGGGGAGGACGGCCGGGACGAGCAGTACACGCTGAGGACGTGGAAGCCCCAGACATCGATGCTGATCGAGGAGGAGATTCGGAGCGACCTGCAGCGggaagaggagctgcaggagcagcgcAGGCGGCGGCAGCTGATCGATGGCTCCTCCCTGGTCAGCAACGACGGCTTCTCCAAGGAGGGCTCCCGCTCGCGCCACAGCTCAGGTAAGGGGAGGAAAGGcatggcaggagcagggcaggcagccgcatcctgcccctgccccttgTGGCTCTGAGTCTCAGCAGGAGCCCTCAGAGGGCGGGCAGGGAGCCCTGGGGTGCCCATACGGAGGGATGAGAAGCGACGAGGCAGCAAGGTCCTGTGTCCGCAGCCTGTGCGAAGTGCCCCTCGCAGCCGGAGGTGGCCTCGCGCTGCGCCCTGCAGCAGGGGGACACAAACGAGGGACAGAGAGCTGTGGGCCAGCTGCAGATGTCCCGTTCGCAGCCCTTGCCCCGAGATTCCATACCGAGTCCCTGAGCCCAGACTCCCAGGAGCTGCACCGGGCACCGACCCTGCAGCCTGACCACGTCCCCGGCCCCGCTGTAAGTGCGAGGTGCCCGTGGCAGGGCCGGGTccgggaaggaggaaaggctgCAGGGCACGGGGCCCGAGTTCCTCCCCGTGGGGGCTTGCAGAGACACCGCTAAGGGCCCAGGTGTGTCGGTAGCAAGCTGTCTTGCAAGAGACATCTCTCCTTAGACGCCGGCCCTGTGGCCAGCAAGCAACAGCGCTCGATGTCCCCGGAGCCGGCTGGGCACAGCCCCGGCTGCCCGTGGGGCGTGGGTGCGGATGGGCTCAGCGGGGGCAGCTCTGCTTTCGGTCCCAGAGCTGCTCCGGTTTTGATGACTTTTTGTCACATTATCCCAGAAAAATGCCGAAAGGGCCCAGAAGTGCCCGGCGCACGCATTTCCCCTTCCTTGGTGCTGAAAACCTCGGGctggcacccaggggtgggcTCCCAGCGGTGACCAAGGACCCGCAGAGGTTCGGCCCTGCGgctgcagcccggccccgctgtGGGTGCCTCCAGCCCCGGGACCGTGCTCCTTGCAGCCCTCGCAGCCCggcccctctctctccccccaaGCCGCCTCAGGTGCCAGCGGCAGCTACTCGGTGTCCGGGTCCCCGGTGCCCATCCCCGCCTCGCGCCAGGCGGGGGTCCTGGGCCTGGTGTCGTCCTTCACCCCGCTGCGAGTGGCGGCTCCCGCCCCGGACAGCACCGACGGCCTCAGCCCCGACTTGGCTCGCTCCAGCCCcttcgaggagaggaggaggaggacgaagGAAGATGGCAAGGTGAGCACACGGGGGCTGTTGGAGCTGCCCCGGGGGCGGCAGCGtgggctccctgccctgctgggcttTGGTCCCGGAGGCTGGGTGGGACGGTGCGGAAGGGCCCCGCCGTCTGCTGGGGGTCCTGGCCCAGGGGACCCCCACGGCCCCCCTGCCATGCTCGCACGGCCTGCGCCCGTCTCCCCCGGCATCTCCCTGGGGCTGCCGCTCTgatccttttttccttccttttcccagtACGCAGGCATCGAGCCCGTGGACAAAATCAACACGGAGGTAaggcccctcctgcccctgggggACGGGGAtcggggggctcgggggtcCCTGCCCGCGGCCGCTGCTCCCGCCCcgagcggccgggggggggcaggcgcCGCACGGGGCCGGACGCCAAGGGCGGGGGCCCCAGTTAGGGGGAGGGCAAGTTGTGCGGAAAGGATTgttttttatatacattaaaatgttttgatgaTAAATCGTGCTTTCTGGTCCCCCCAGGTGGTGGAGAGCACGCGGGTGGGGCGGCACAAGAGCGCCATGGCGCAGCGCTGGGAGGCCGGGCTCTACGTGCGGGACGAGGACTGAGCAGCGCGGGGCCCAAAGCGCCGCGAGCACCGCTCCGGGTGGCCGCGACAAGCAGAGACTCGTGCATCGCAAATTGCATCCGTTTTTAATAGAACAGATGATCCTTCCGATAAATTAAACGTGCTCGTTTgtttcccccccttccctctgaggtgaaataatatttcttatGTAAGGGGGTAAGAATCAGAtcactttcttttaatttcttctgcgAGGAGACAGCTAGATGAAGAGAAATCATACGGTAATTTAACTTCTTTCTCATTGCAAGCTGTGTCTCTTAccaaaaaagttttatttctgagtgGTTTTAGGTTttcaggtgctgcagccccagctgggagGGAGCTCGGGCTGGTGCGTGCCGCTGGATCAACACCGAGCTGGGAAATCGAGGTTTCTGATTAAGTCAGGCAATCTGCTGAAGCGCAGTGATATCTAACATGTAttaatgctgtttattttgctaATTTATTAAAGAGTCATTACTCTCATTCCTCCTGCTGTGGTGTTTGCCCAAACGCTCCGCTGGTTCTGCAGCCGGGGGTTAAAACGAGCGCAGGCGTTTCAGGAGGCCGGGGCCGTGCCTCCCGCTGCCGGCACCGAGGGGCGAGGGGGCCCCTGGccggggccggatcctgccgACCAGCTCCAGAGCCTCCCCGGTGCTGCCTCGCCGAGGGGCCGAGGCGTCGGACGCGgctgctttgcagcagggaggcaggagcgAGCACGCTGCACCATGCACAGGACCCTTGCTTATCGCAGTGCTTtgagctcagccccagctccccgcccAGGGAGGTTTTAGGAGAGTCGCGTGGGTGCAGCAGGTTCCCTTTTGCTGCCGCTTCCCCTTTGGTCTTACACCGACAGTGCAGGCGGGGTCGAAATCCCATgtatgaaaagaggaaaaggaaatggattTGCAGAACCCTTTGGGTGCTCGCTTCTCTTGCAAAGGACCAAACTGCTCCCGGCGGCTCCAGCAGGGCCCTGCCGTGACTCCCGGTGCCAAGCCCTGCGCTGAGCTGGCTGcgccgccgcccggctccgGCCACGCAAGAGCCCCGGTTCCCCGCCGGGACGGGGCCGTGCAGCGCCCGCTGGCACCGAGCTCggtcaaattaatttttctgcGCTGTATCTGGGTCTCCACCCTAAGCAACTGCTTTTTTCTTGAGATGCAAAGATGAAAAGCAGGTGTGTAGCTGCTGGATCATCCCGGGTggttctctttttctctcaggCCCCACAATGAAGAGGGGAGAAGACGGGGCGGTGTCCAGCCACCTCTCCGGGaacggcccggcccggcagcagcccctgccctgcgtggtcctgggcagctgGAGACACCAGGCAGCTGCAAGCCCAGAGCATTTGGTCGCGCttcttgcagaaaataaatgttcctaGAAATCTGGTTCCACCAAacatatacataaatacattttattaaacaaGCAAACGAAACTGGGACACTGCTTTGCTTTAATTCTTCTTTCAAAGTAAAAGTGTGTTTCCAAGTCCCCTAGCTGAGGCCTCTCAGAAGCCCTTTTCGCAGAAGACACCGCTCCTAGCAACAGCCTACACTGGGTAATTTcctaattatttaaaatgtttacagttTGAGCTGCTGTGACATGCGCTGGGACAGCTACTcgaaatttctgaaaatactagGCCCTCGCTTCTACACAACGAAACATTTCTCTGGCTGATCGTTTCTTCTGTGAGCAGCAATTAATACCCTTGATGAGATCTAATTCAGCCATCTACACAGGATGCTACTCATCTGTTTGACGTGCAGTTAACTAGAAATTTAGCTTAGAAACATCGTAAGACAAATAAAAGGGATCCACAGATGTCCTCCTACGTACAAAGAGGCAGGTGACTTTCCCCTGGCGTGTGAACACGGCGAGCGGAGGGTtcctgggaggaaggagggctgCTTTCCCTCCCCAGGCTCTCCTTCGGGCAGGCCTCACGCATAAGGCTCTCGGTGCTGCTGAATTGTTTCCTTCTGCAAAGCTGCCGGCAGCCCtgagggcagagctgtgccgagggcaggctgtggggagcAGCGGGGGCTAACGGGGAGCTCTCGGGGGAGCTCTCGGGTCCGGCCGTGCTGGGTGAGGGCCGATCGCTGCGCCTCGGGGCTCTGCTTCCCACCACTTGTAAGGCGTGGGGGCGGCAGGGCCCTGCTAGCGTTTAGTtcgtgtttgttttgttgttgttgttttcctgtagCAAGCCAGAGAACCAAGAGATGCCTGCGTGATTGTGAAAGGATTAAGCGAATTCTGCTGACTAATTGCACCACCTGATTTTTGAGGTAGCAGCCTGTCATTAACGAGCTTTGGGGTGTGGACTAAACAGATCAGCAGGGAGGAAATAAAAGGCTGATCTGGCTGCTATCTTCTTGTTTCATCCAGCAAGAGCAAACCTGAGCCCTGTGGGAAGGCGTTTGCTCTGGCTCTCGGTGCCTGTTTGCGAGCTGCCCGGTACGGAGCCACGCGTGTGGCCGGTTCTGAGCTGGGCACAAAAGGTTTGCAGGTTCCTtcagccacagctgctgtgctaaAAGCGCAGGCTGTGATCGACAGCACGAGGGAAGCTGGAAGGCTCTGAGCATTTGATTGAGTGAGTTTATCTTTTTTATGGCTCCTCAAGCATCTCTAAGTTATTTGGTGACATTAAACTTGAACGGGGCTGCTTCTGGTGAAGGCCTTGGACACAAAGGCCTCCTTAAGAGCCCGTGAACGGGCGCTCAGGGGGATTTCAAATGCCCAAAGCCTGCGCGGGGCCGGCTCTGTAGCCGGGAGTGCCAGCAGGCTTGCCGCAGAAGAGAGCAGTGCGTGTGCTGGTGTTCTGGGAAGCTGTTACCTGGTGGTTCAGGCTTACTGGTTCATCCTCGTAGAACAGACAAACAGTATTAAGTAAGGCTTCATTTTATTAGAACATGTCAACAATTCACTCCAACAACTTGACTGGACTGTACGAGAGTATATTGACCAAACAGCTGAAAGAAGTTGACTACGTCTACCAAAGACCACTTATGTGGCTATATTTAGTGCTCTGGGGAAAACACCATAAAACTTTTCAACACTGTCagatatttaaataacttttaaaacagTCAGAATTTCTTAAATCTACAAATCTTTCACTAAGAAAAATGACATAAACCTTGTTGAAAGCATTCCTACGAGCTATGGATTAGCAGCTGGCAAACATGGTATTTCATCACCCTCCTTCCACCCCAGAACTAACTCatgttatttatctttttatgaTAGGCTGTTACACGGCAGACTAAATACAGTTTGCAAGTGCCAGCTTCCCTAAATACAAGCGCAGCTTGTTATTCAGCTGCGGAGCCCTCTCCCTGGTAGTGCTAGCATTTTATCACGTCACTAATAATACAGTAGAACGTTAacttttctcatttgtaaaaacagaattctcttatttatttatttaactttctgAATAATCAATTCtgttaagaaaaagaataacaGAAGTTTTTCACTTCACCTAAAAGCTAAAGTAATGCAAATCTGTAGATGCTCAAAGGTGAAACTGAAGGGATGGATGTTCTCTtcaacctctgctaaatatcgCTACTTAAACCCTTGAAACGCTACTTTGAAACAGGCTCCTGTCGAAGTGGCACAACAGAAATCAGCGGA is from Anser cygnoides isolate HZ-2024a breed goose chromosome 27, Taihu_goose_T2T_genome, whole genome shotgun sequence and encodes:
- the MISP gene encoding mitotic interactor and substrate of PLK1 isoform X3 — its product is MFKYTPPWQVLCATLEPRAQGQQDPALCSRPLQVSPEPEGDREAEQCPQPQEGGQLDADSSQEMDRVTRHLVFQLPQTAHRHDHAPADGDDDVFGSFQYGSQKVENGYEWRTRLKSPSYFLDGGKDVWTPSPDRESRLEVVRSGSLYDLRAYRGERKPSRLYEDDEQEQYRILPPNISPEKAKELEDERREVIRGQVVRKSSTMAERWSSMDELSSINVGAGGQGEGKHKGTSTSSFAIYYDKPSSGRAATPVDPESIDREQINFAAARQQFLMLEKTNPGSLFSPGQQGTSPKPEAMTRISRQEWQSPETATKAERGYGDAGVPSQGRTDTTTYQVYNVSYRTPVKTEVYAQGRDEAGRLYPLGKTSSLTKASSRDDLDSGLGEMYAEGSAGYVSNGSVSGEAFNGLVDVRNSSSSPDKELKASNETPIEREIRRALEREENLWKERGIQRLTSSSELVEIQTKPLLSMHASPVPGRKGKDKSRASFYVQREIEQETKREEDLKRQGRLLGLYDRGTQQELDERKKVFEQEETPPPKPAPARRAEERRSWIHEEQSSSHSAGPAEDARAGRAVSTHTVILTRSQAAQPRLVLPAAERGRGEPLAHEHASASASRWAREESQGGRLPGSTQSPAGTGVLRKEYFSFPVWKPRFSFVDDMGTQSPLRREKGPDGEDGRDEQYTLRTWKPQTSMLIEEEIRSDLQREEELQEQRRRRQLIDGSSLVSNDGFSKEGSRSRHSSAASGASGSYSVSGSPVPIPASRQAGVLGLVSSFTPLRVAAPAPDSTDGLSPDLARSSPFEERRRRTKEDGKYAGIEPVDKINTEVVESTRVGRHKSAMAQRWEAGLYVRDED
- the MISP gene encoding mitotic interactor and substrate of PLK1 isoform X1, giving the protein MWQPGFLLVPRGQCWGHGPLGATAVQPRVSAHLQQRWGSHRAGPGGGPTELGSGRAALVLGSQGSFWATGPRLCPLTELPSASPGLCTHPRPLQGVVLARAPRPLAWTLSQPQGKTGAALPPGNAQPPVAAPKPPSLRPAGAGCSPTGAAERDGAPTGRAGGQQDPALCSRPLQVSPEPEGDREAEQCPQPQEGGQLDADSSQEMDRVTRHLVFQLPQTAHRHDHAPADGDDDVFGSFQYGSQKVENGYEWRTRLKSPSYFLDGGKDVWTPSPDRESRLEVVRSGSLYDLRAYRGERKPSRLYEDDEQEQYRILPPNISPEKAKELEDERREVIRGQVVRKSSTMAERWSSMDELSSINVGAGGQGEGKHKGTSTSSFAIYYDKPSSGRAATPVDPESIDREQINFAAARQQFLMLEKTNPGSLFSPGQQGTSPKPEAMTRISRQEWQSPETATKAERGYGDAGVPSQGRTDTTTYQVYNVSYRTPVKTEVYAQGRDEAGRLYPLGKTSSLTKASSRDDLDSGLGEMYAEGSAGYVSNGSVSGEAFNGLVDVRNSSSSPDKELKASNETPIEREIRRALEREENLWKERGIQRLTSSSELVEIQTKPLLSMHASPVPGRKGKDKSRASFYVQREIEQETKREEDLKRQGRLLGLYDRGTQQELDERKKVFEQEETPPPKPAPARRAEERRSWIHEEQSSSHSAGPAEDARAGRAVSTHTVILTRSQAAQPRLVLPAAERGRGEPLAHEHASASASRWAREESQGGRLPGSTQSPAGTGVLRKEYFSFPVWKPRFSFVDDMGTQSPLRREKGPDGEDGRDEQYTLRTWKPQTSMLIEEEIRSDLQREEELQEQRRRRQLIDGSSLVSNDGFSKEGSRSRHSSAASGASGSYSVSGSPVPIPASRQAGVLGLVSSFTPLRVAAPAPDSTDGLSPDLARSSPFEERRRRTKEDGKYAGIEPVDKINTEVVESTRVGRHKSAMAQRWEAGLYVRDED
- the MISP gene encoding mitotic interactor and substrate of PLK1 isoform X2 → MSPAEFLEFLHGAQAELIRATQPWAAPAAPTPHCCPAKPLPEDAAQAGATLGHGDPRADGSRTGQQDPALCSRPLQVSPEPEGDREAEQCPQPQEGGQLDADSSQEMDRVTRHLVFQLPQTAHRHDHAPADGDDDVFGSFQYGSQKVENGYEWRTRLKSPSYFLDGGKDVWTPSPDRESRLEVVRSGSLYDLRAYRGERKPSRLYEDDEQEQYRILPPNISPEKAKELEDERREVIRGQVVRKSSTMAERWSSMDELSSINVGAGGQGEGKHKGTSTSSFAIYYDKPSSGRAATPVDPESIDREQINFAAARQQFLMLEKTNPGSLFSPGQQGTSPKPEAMTRISRQEWQSPETATKAERGYGDAGVPSQGRTDTTTYQVYNVSYRTPVKTEVYAQGRDEAGRLYPLGKTSSLTKASSRDDLDSGLGEMYAEGSAGYVSNGSVSGEAFNGLVDVRNSSSSPDKELKASNETPIEREIRRALEREENLWKERGIQRLTSSSELVEIQTKPLLSMHASPVPGRKGKDKSRASFYVQREIEQETKREEDLKRQGRLLGLYDRGTQQELDERKKVFEQEETPPPKPAPARRAEERRSWIHEEQSSSHSAGPAEDARAGRAVSTHTVILTRSQAAQPRLVLPAAERGRGEPLAHEHASASASRWAREESQGGRLPGSTQSPAGTGVLRKEYFSFPVWKPRFSFVDDMGTQSPLRREKGPDGEDGRDEQYTLRTWKPQTSMLIEEEIRSDLQREEELQEQRRRRQLIDGSSLVSNDGFSKEGSRSRHSSAASGASGSYSVSGSPVPIPASRQAGVLGLVSSFTPLRVAAPAPDSTDGLSPDLARSSPFEERRRRTKEDGKYAGIEPVDKINTEVVESTRVGRHKSAMAQRWEAGLYVRDED